Proteins from a single region of Puntigrus tetrazona isolate hp1 chromosome 2, ASM1883169v1, whole genome shotgun sequence:
- the ipo13a gene encoding importin-13 isoform X3, whose amino-acid sequence MEAVNADEFTVEAVERALQQLYYDPDMDKKNVAQKWLTQAQASPQAWHFCWALLQPEKVPEIQFFGASTLHAKITRHWSDLPPGQLDSLRSQLITQVGQFASGPKMVLTRLCVALASLVLHILPETWPTAVPDLLCAFQTGESVTEADGQARCLALLELLTVLPEELQSIRILASRRSQLRSALAVDWSSVCSLLQQLLQRPDAPCPVRERVLRCVSSWLTLDISLKDSEGLLENCFALLKESELFDTAVETIVSIISQPDCQRFADSLLKVVPQVLALQEQLKKAVQDGDMETSHGVCRIAVALGETHCSSAPSFCPSQLPRTLLEQVDHWQGFQALVSMIMSCTGTPGHYPVDETSSSLTLTFWYTLQDDITSLDAERQTLYLQIYRPVYFQLVDVLLQKACFPRDEDHATWSADDKEQFRTYRVDISDTLMYVYELLGPELLRSLYDKLGTLLTDTTHPSSWQDIEALLFGFQSIADTVDVGYSDVIPGLIGLIPLITANNVQLAETIMFTIGSLAEWLSDHPLMLVSVLPVVLHGLSNPDLSVACVSALKRICRECRHDLPLHANDIMAVSQAVLVKDIHKSPQCLWIMQALGFLLSALPSDQILGKLLSLVTPHIQQLEKLANEPPSSANKLPIVHILGLLANLFSTFDLNKQSERLEVMRPVQTQPHNNNPVVVVLQQAFPLIHTLLNKWRNEPEVVEAVCAVFEKSLKTLLHDFAPLVTQLCELIGQMFSAYPQASVLDLTRQLVHIFGCEKDLFSPIIALLEMITNITMSIFQLGSRDHPDVVESFMQLHTQVLRRKSDLYLSDRLDVKAVFYCGILSFKFPETPTLKATCLLFTELISHCEDIPAVREVLQEDGKLLLQTLLEAIGGQSPRSLAEHLAEVLFSVSRNCPSMLSVWLREALLPPGFPSSHLTTEHKEHFCQQMLREQVSKRRMKDIVKEFASLSRGLQADY is encoded by the exons ATGGAGGCAGTGAATGCAGATGAGTTCACGGTGGAGGCGGTGGAGAGG GCTCTTCAGCAGCTCTACTATGACCCTGATATGGACAAGAAGAATGTGGCACAGAAATGGCTCACACAAGCTCAGGCATCACCACAAGCCTGGCACTTCTGCTGGGCTTTGCTTCAACCAGAAAAA GTTCCTGAGATCCAGTTCTTTGGGGCAAGCACATTACATGCTAAAATCACCCGTCATTGGTCTGACCTCCCGCCAGGTCAGTTAGACTCGCTCCGCTCGCAGCTGATCACCCAGGTCGGCCAGTTTGCGTCTGGGCCCAAGATGGTGCTGACGAGGCTCTGTGTCGCTCTGGCCTCTTTGGTCCTTCACATCTTACCCGAAACGTGGCCAACGGCAGTTCCAGATCTTCTGTGTGCCTTCCAGACTGGAGAGAGTGTGACAGAGGCTGACGGTCAAGCCCGATGCCTCGCGCTTCTAGAGCTCCTCACCGTTCTGCCCGAGGAGCTGCAGAGCATTAGGATTCTGGCTTCTCGGCGCTCGCAGCTGAGAAGCGCTCTGGCTGTGGACTGGAGCTCTGTCTGCTCCCTGCTCCAGCAGTTACTGCAGCGGCCGGACGCACCCTGTCCTGTCAGAGAGCGGGTGCTGAGGTGCGTGTCCTCGTGGCTCACGCTGGACATCTCTTTAAAAGACAGCGAGGGCTTGCTGGAGAACTGCTTCGCACTGCTGAAGGAGTCCGAGCTGTTTGACACAGCCGTAGAGACCATCGTCAGCATCATCTCACAGCCTGACTGTCAGAG GTTCGCAGACAGTCTGCTGAAGGTTGTTCCTCAGGTGCTGGCTCTTCAGGAGCAGCTGAAGAAGGCGGTGCAGGACGGAGACATGGAGACGTCTCACGGAGTCTGTCGCATTGCTGTAGCTCTGGGAGAAACGCATTGCAG CTCTGCCCCCTCGTTCTGTCCCTCTCAACTCCCCAGGACTCTTCTGGAGCAGGTGGATCACTGGCAGGGCTTTCAGGCTCTAGTAAGCATGATTATGTCCTGCACGGGTACACCTGGACACTATCCTGTGGATGAGACCTCCAGCTCGCTCACGCTCACATTCTGGTACACCCTACAG GACGATATAACGTCACTGGATGCTGAGAGGCAGACGCTCTATCTACAAATCTACAGACCTGTGTACTTCCAGCTGGTGGACGTTCTGCTGCAGAAGGCCTGCTTCCCCAGAGACGAGGACCATGCCACGTGGTCCGCAGATGATAAAGAGCAGTTCAGGACCTACAG GGTTGACATCTCGGATACTCTGATGTATGTGTATGAGCTGCTTGGCCCAGAGCTCCTCAGAAGCCTGTATGATAAACTAGGCACGCTGCTGACGGACACCACACACCCCTCCTCATGGCAA GATATAGAGGCTCTGCTGTTTGGCTTTCAGTCCATTGCTGATACTGTTGATGTCGGTTACTCGGACGTTATTCCAGGACTGATCGGCCTGATTCCTCTCATCACAGCAAACAACGTTCAGCTGGCTGAGACCATCATGTTCACCATAg GCTCTTTGGCCGAGTGGTTGTCCGATCATCCGCTCATGTTGGTGAGTGTCCTGCCTGTGGTGTTGCACGGTCTGTCCAACCCGGATCTGTCCGTGGCTTGTGTCTCAGCTCTGAAGAGGATCTGCCGAGAGTGTCGACACGACCTCCCCCTTCATGCCAATGATATCATGGCCGTCTCACAG GCGGTGCTCGTCAAAGACATCCATAAA AGCCCTCAGTGTTTGTGGATAATGCAGGCGCTGGGGTTCCTGCTCTCAGCCCTGCCCAGTGACCAGATTCTGGGGAAGCTGCTCTCTCTGGTCACCCCTCACATCCAGCAGCTGGAGAAACTGGCCAACGAGCCG CCCAGCTCTGCTAATAAGCTTCCTATTGTCCACATCCTCGGCCTGCTGGCCAATCTCTTCTCTACATTTGACCTAAACAAGCAAAGCGAAAGATTGGAGGTCATGAGGCCTGTCCAGACACAGCCACACAACAACAACCCG GTGGTGGTTGTCCTACAGCAGGCCTTCCCTCTGATCCATACCCTTCTCAACAAGTGGCGGAATGAACCGGAGGTGGTCGAg GCAGTGTGTGCCGTCTTTGAGAAATCACTGAAGACCCTTCTCCATGACTTTGCGCCGCTGGTGACTCAGCTCTGTGAGCTCATTGGTCAGATGTTCAGCGCTTACCCACAAGCCTCGGTTTTAGACCTCACGCGACAA TTAGTTCACATTTTTGGCTGCGAGAAGGACCTCTTTTCTCCAATCATTGCTCTGTTGGAGATGATTACCAACATCACCATGTCCATTTTTCAGCTCG GCTCCAGAGATCATCCAGATGTGGTGGAGTCGTTTATGCAGCTTCACACTCAG GTTTTGAGAAGGAAGTCTGACCTTTATCTTTCAGACCGTCTTGATGTCAAAGCTGTTTTCTACTGTG GAATCCTGTCGTTCAAATTTCCTGAAACTCCGACACTGAAAGCAACCTGTCTGCTATTT ACGGAGCTGATCTCTCATTGTGAGGATATTCCTGCTGTGAGGGAGGTGCTGCAGGAGGACGGCAAGCTGCTCCTTCAGACCCTTCTGGAG GCCATTGGGGGTCAGTCTCCACGCAGTCTGGCGGAGCACTTGGCAGAAGTCTTGTTTTCAGTGAGCCGTAACTGTCCCAGCATGCTGTCCGTGTGGCTCAGAGAGGCTCTTCTGCCCCCTGGCTTCCCCAGCTCACATCTCACCACCGAGCACAAAGAGCACTTCTGCCAGCAGATGCTCAG AGAAC